Proteins found in one Lepeophtheirus salmonis chromosome 9, UVic_Lsal_1.4, whole genome shotgun sequence genomic segment:
- the RpL30 gene encoding large ribosomal subunit protein eL30, giving the protein MVSEKKSKKAQESINSRLALVMKSGTYFLGYKQTIKTLRQGKAKLVIIANNTPPLRKSQIEYIAMLAKTGVHHYSGNNIELGTACGKYFRVCTLSITDPGDSDIIKSIPQDD; this is encoded by the exons ATGGTGTCCGAGAAGAAATCCAAGAAGGCGCAGGAGTCCATCAACTCCCGATTGGCTTTGGTGATGAAGTCCGGAACCTACTTTTTGGGCTACAAGCAGACCATTAAAACCCTCCGTCAAGGAAAGGCTAAATTGGTCATCATTGCCAATAACACCCCTCCTCTTAG GAAGTCTCAGATCGAGTACATCGCCATGTTGGCCAAGACTGGTGTTCATCACTACTCTGGTAACAATATCGAATTGGGTACTGCTTGTGGAAAGTACTTTAGAGTATGTACTCTCTCCATCACCGACCCTGGAGATTCTGACATCATCAAATCTATCCCCCAAgacgattaa
- the ast gene encoding uncharacterized protein ast, whose protein sequence is MGVRGLTAFMNEYGCFEDVTITNKQLIIDGNNLRFVLLQRRVNTYYGSDYDKYGDAVKAWFDRLIENGNSIILIFDGVAEDIKHKTAVARKKDQIHSAIHVNPSILRRHTPMMGKDVFVKVAKSYPSEKVAVIQTHFECDNVMANLAKKLNAPVMTNDSDFFVFNVDFFPLDSFDPDSLKCSKFDKKAFMKKFSISDESTIYLMASLLGNDYVPRKLFNDFFAQIHFPLKTKRVTPSIKRIMALIHWLARSESTNGAINSLLTVIPKVYNGENVKSSIESLNSLNDIQEFIKDVDETILSPLGDRFPEEFLNLYLLRFLWKKKMEETGLIFCMPIYKKIAEFMTVSVGSPVKCLFRQKGYLGIKFLDIDNPLNLCLNMDMKSKLGILLQVVGFSYSHFQSLMDSFDGQYHVLYLALHYYSNNRNGATPYIRTLMVLLLLKSPLASGEDKVGLDERFTTKMKSYFYDKSKEKVSHFSRFIVHEFSLIQWCIHAISHLNILLGHPITPMIPLHHFWNGTFLYNFTNDILSYRDRDARFNSLLCLRGDDKEQTVLQLMDRMTTRFSKCLARFDSQIGVSNSGRRPRNRKNNKNIEEKDSEISNLVEAISEL, encoded by the exons ATGGGCGTTCGAGGGCTTACAGCCTTTATGAATGAATATGGTTGTTTTGAGGACGTAACCATCACCAATAAACAACTCATCATAGACGGGAACAATCTTCGTTTTGTTCTCTTACAAAGACGAGTCAATACTTACTACGGCTCAGATTATGATAAATACGGAGATGCTGTCAAGGCCTGGTTTGATCGCTTGATTGAAAACGGAAActccataattttaatatttgatggaGTTGCCGAAGACATCAAGCATAAAACTGCAGTGGCTcgtaaaaaagatcaaattcaCTCTGCTATTCATGTTAATCCCTCTATTCTTCGTCGCCACACGCCCATGATGGGCAAAGATGTATTTGTTAAGGTTGCCAAGTCTTATCCTTCTGAAAAGGTAGCGGTAATCCAGACACACTTTGAATGTGATAACGTTATGGCAAATCTGGCTAAGAAATTAAATGCTCCTGTTATGACAAACGACTcggatttttttgtctttaacgTTGACTTTTTCCCCTTAGATTCCTTTGATCCTGATTCATTAAAGTGctccaaatttgataaaaaggcttttatgaaaaagtttagTATTTCGGACGAGTCAACCATTTACCTCATGGCTTCTCTCCTAGGTAATGACTATGTTCCTCGAAAATTATTTAACGACTTTTTCGCTCAAATTCACTTTCCACTTAAGACTAAACGAGTGACTCCTTCCATTAAAAGAATTATGGCTCTAATTCATTGGTTAGCACGTTCGGAGAGCACTAATGGAGCTATTAATAGCCTTCTCACAGTGATtcccaaa GTGTATAATGGTGAAAATGTCAAGTCCTCCATTGAGTCCCTCAACTCATTGAATGATATTCAAGAGTTCATTAAAGATGTGGATGAAACAATATTGAGTCCATTGGGGGATCGTTTTCCAGAGGAATTTTTGAACCTATACC TGTTACGATTCctgtggaagaaaaaaatggaggagACGGGCCTTATTTTCTGTATGcctatctataaaaaaattgcagaatTTATGACTGTTAGTGTGGGATCTCcagttaaatgtttatttagacAAAAGGGATATCTtggaattaaatttcttgatatTGACAATCCTTTAAATCTTTGTTTGAATATGGATATGAAATCAAAATTAGGCATCTTACTCCAAGTTGTAGGTTTTTCATATTCTCATTTCCAATCTTTAATGGATTCATTTGACGGACAGTATCATGTTCTCTATCTTGCTCTACATTACTATTCAAATAATAGAAATGGAGCTACCCCATACATAAGGACTCTTATGGTtcttttattactcaaatctcCCTTAGCAAGTGGAGAGGACAAAGTTGGATTGGATGAAAGGTTTACAACAAAAATGAAGTCGTACTTTTACGATAAATCCAAGGAAAAAGTGTCTCATTTTTCACGATTTATTGTCCATGAATTCAGTTTGATTCAATGGTGTATTCATGCTATTTCTCATCTCAACATCCTCCTTGGTCATCCTATAACTCCCATGATTCCTTTGCATCATTTTTGGAATGGTACCTTCTTATATAACTTTACTAATGACATCTTGAGCTACAGAGACAGAGATGCAAGATTTAATTCTCTACTCTGTCTTCGAGGTGATGACAAGGAGCAGACAGTCCTTCAACTAATGGATAGAATGACGACtcgtttttcaaaatgtttagcgCGCTTTGATTCCCAAATAGGAGTATCCAATTCGGGTAGGAGGCCTAGAAATCgtaagaataacaaaaatattgaagagaAGGATTCAGAGATCTCTAATCTTGTGGAAGCAATATCTGAACTGTAA